Genomic window (bacterium):
GGATCGATCGGGCCGATCAGGCCCGGGCGGAAGCCGTGCAGGCCGCGACCTTTAAAATTCAGACCTAGAGAAGGCTGAAGCGGTTACGATGGCGGATTACGTTCTGGTTCACGGCGGCACCATATCCACCGATACCTGGAACCGGCTCGCCGGCAGGGAGGTATATCCCCCCGGCGGTTTTCTGGGTGCCCGGTGTTGGGACGGCACCGCGGCCGCGCTGCGGGAACGGGGACACCGCGTGTTCGCGCCGACGCTGGCGGACGAACGCCGCAGCGACCTGACGGGGCATGTCGGGCAGGTCGAGGCCCTGATAACCGGGGACGATCTCGGGGATATCGTCCTGGTCGGCCACAGTTACGGCGGAATGGTCGTCACCGGCGTCGCCGCCCGCCTGGCGCAGAAGGTCCGCCGGCTCGTCTACGTCGACGCGGCTTTCCCCCTTCCCGGCCAGTCGCTGTTCGATCTTCTGAACCTGGGCCTCGCCGCCGCCGGAACCGCGCGTCCGGAGTTGCCGGATCCGGCCCCCCCTTACCTGGAAAAACTCCGGTACGATCCGGCACGATTGCGGTCGACGGCAAAGACGTACATCCTCTGCACCAAAAGCGATTTTCTCCCCGTCACCCGCTTGGCCCGGAGCAACCTCGCCGCCGCCGGCGGGGAGTGGACCGGCATCGAGGTGCCGTCGTCGCACGTTCCCATGGCCGATATGCCCGAGCGCTGCAACCGTCTCCTCCTGTCGGCCGCCGCGGCCGGAAGGAGGCACCCATGACCGGCGGAACCGACGCCCGGCACGGCGAAAGGATGCGGGCGCTGGCGGAGTTCACCGCTTCCTCGTTTCACGGCGCGCATCCTTCGCCGTTCGGGGCCGCGGTCTACGATGCATCCGGCGCGCTGGTCGCGCAAGCCGTCGACACCGTCATGAAGGAATGCGACCCGACCGCCCACGCCGAGATGAACGCTCTGCGCCGGGCGACGAGCCGGCTGCGGCGGCTCTCCCTGCGGGGCTGCATCCTCTACAGCACCTGCGAACCGTGCCCCATGTGCATGTCGGCTTGCCTCTGGGCCGAGGTGGACGCGGTCGTCTACGGGGCGTCGACCATGGAGGACGCGCACCCGTACTGGCCGCAGTCTTCGGACCTGACGCCGGCCGAGCTGGCGGCCCGCGCGCTCGCGGACCGCGGGTGCGAAGTGGTTCCGCACGTGGAGCGCCTTCGCTGCCGGGAACTGTTCCGCCGCTGCGACGAGATCAGGAAACGAGCCGGACTGCCGCTCCCCCCCCACCGGTGAGGGGACCGTATCCGGCCGGGGCGCAGGCCTCCGGCGGACACCCTTATTCGGCGAAGGTTATCTCGTCGACGACGAGGGCGACGCTATGCCGGTCTTTCTCCTCCACCAGCGCTTTTCTGACGTCCGGCTTCATCGGCAGCCAGCGGAAGAGGGTGAAGTCACGGGTCTCCCCGGGAGGGATGGGGAAGCCGTAGGTGACCCCGGTGCTGTAGACGAGTTTCCCGTCGTCGGCCCGGCGGACGCGGAAACCGGCCAGGATGTTGACGATCTCCCTGTCGGTCGCGTTCCGGAACCGGAGAGGAACCACCGTCTCCCCGTTTTCTTCCTTCACCCCGTAATAGAGGCAGGAGAACTCCTGAGGTCGGCTCGAAATTTCCAGGCCTTCGGCCTCCTCTCCCGCATGGAGAACGGCAGAGCAGGCCGTGCTCAGCAACAGTACCGGAATCAGACTGAAGCGGTGGCGAACGATCATCGTCGACTCCTTTTTTCGGATCGGTCTATCGGAATCCTCGTAAAATTGCGTATCGACCATTAAAAGTCAAACAATACTTCTTCGAAACGTTGCTCTCTCATCGGCTCGCCGGAGAAAACGCGGGGGCGACAAAGTGCTTGCGCGCTTCGGCGGACGTTGAGGAAAATACAATCAACGACGGCGGAGGAAACGGCTGACATGTATTTTTTCACGGCAGACGAGCATTACGGGCACGCCAACATCATCCGATACTGCCGCCGGCCTTTTTCGTCCGTCGGGGAGATGGACCGGGAACTGATCGAGAGGCATAACGCCGCCGTCGGAGCCGGGGACACGGTCGTCCACGCCGGCGATTTTACCCTGCAGAGCCCGGAAGAGGCGCGGGGGTATATCGCCCGGCTGAACGGCCGCCATATCTTCATTCGGGGAAGCCACGACTATTGGCTGGGTCCCGACGCGCACGAACTGTGGGAGGAGACCGTTGAAGGGCGATATATCGTCGTCTGTCACTACGCCATGAGAGTATGGCCCCGTTCTCACTATAACAGCTGGCAGCTCTACGGCCATTCGCACGGGCGGCTCGAGCCGGTCGGGAAACAATGGGACGTCGGAGTGGACGCCAACGGCTTTGCCCCCGTGTCGTTGGAACGCCTGGATGATATCATGGCGGCACGGCCAGACAACCCGGGGCTGGTTCGATCCCGGCAACCGGGCCGGGCGAAGGAGGAACGATGCAAGCACGCGGACCGTTGATGGTGGAGCACCGCCTGATCGAGAGGATGATCGCCCTGATCGAGGAGGCGCTGGCGGACATCGCGGCAGCGGGCCGGGTCGATCCCCTTTTCGTGGACGCGGCGGTCGATTTCATCCGGACGTACGCCGACCGCACCCACCATGGGAAGGAAGAGGACATCCTCTTCCGCGAGCTGGCCGGCAAGAAGCTCTCGGAAGCCGATCGGCGGCTTATGGACGAATTGATAGCGGAACACGCTCTGGGCCGGGCCGAGACCAGGGCTCTGGCCGAGGCCAACGCCCGCTATCGCCGGGGGGAGGTCGAGGCGCAGGCCGTGATCGCCGAAAAGCTCGGATCTCTGGCCGGATTCTATCCCGGGCATATCCGGAAGGAAGACAAGATTTTCTTTCCGGCCGCGCGCGCCTACTTCACGGAGGAGGAGGACCAGGCCATGCTGGAGAAGTTCCTGGAGTTCGACCGAAGGATGATCCATGAGAAGTACCGAACCGTGGTCGAGGAATTCGGAGGCTGAGGGGCCGCGCGCGGCGGGGTCTCCGGAAGAAGGATGGACCACCACGTCGTAACCGGGGCGGCGGGGGTGCCGGGTTGGTTCGCCGCCTACCCCCTGATTCTGGTCGGGGCCTGGTGCGCGGCCCTGAAGATCATTTCCCGGCTGAGCGGCTGGAGCGCCTTGGCGGAAACGTTCGGTTTCCCGGGCATGTTCGAGGGTAAGGTGTATCGCTTCCAATCCGCGAGGATGGGGCCGGTCAACCTTAACCTCGCGCTCAACCTCGGCGCCGACGAGTCGGGGCTCTACCTCGTTCCGGTATTTTTCTTCCGCCTCTTCCACCCGCCGCTGCTCATCCCCTGGTCGGAGATCGAGGCGGCACCGGTCAAGCGTTTTCCGGGCCTCCGCTGGTTCCGGCTGACGTTTCCGTCTCTTCCCGGCGCCAGGCTCGAGCTGCCGGCCCGGACCTTCGAGAAGCTGGCGCCGCCGAGGCTCCTGGAAAGTTTTACACCTGTAAAAAGCACAGGGCATAGGGCATAGAGCAGAGAGTAAGAGAGGCCACCGCCGGCCCTCTAGGCTTCAGGATTCAGGAGGAGAGCATGGAGTATGATCCCACCGCAGACCCCCACCTAGGGTTCGGGGCTGAGGGGAGGGCGTCCCCGCCTCGCCCCCTCAATCCTCCCTTCATGAACTTCATGTCCTTCATGGTAGAACCACAGACCTGCCTGCCGGCAGGCAGGTTTCACAGATTGGAGAAGAAAAACTCAACATGTAGGCATGTAGGAAATGTAGAGGGGGGGGAGAAGATGGATGGTTAGGGCCTTTCTTCCTGAACCCTGAACCCTGAACCCTGAACCCTCTCATTTCCCCTTCTTGGCCCTCTTGCGCCTTTTGTGGCTAACCCTCTCCCCGACATTCCCTACATGCCTACATGTGACAATGGTTCAGGGGGCGCGGTTGAGGGCTACTGAATTCTGAATACTGTATTCTGAATTCTTCCCCTGAACCCCTCTTACTCTCTGCGCTATGCTCTCTGCTCCATGCTCTCTTCAGCCGCCCCAGAGGCGCAGAAGGCGCTCGATCTCGGCCGCGGAGTCGGTTTCGGGTTTTTCCGGGACCGCTCTTTCGGGCGGAGCCGGCCGCAGCAGTTTCAGGAAGTCGCGGCAGCCCAGGGAGCGGGCGCCGTACTCCCGGATTCTCGTCTTGATCTCCCGGTCGTCGGTTACGACCGTCACCGCCCGGGGGTAGCGGTTGGTGCGGACCAGCCGGACGATGCAGTCGTCGGCGCTCCCGCGGGCGTAAGTCTCGAAAACGTTATCGGCGATTTTCCGGTGCCGGCTCCCGTCGCTCCAGGCACTGTCGTAAACCGTCGTGACCTTGACGTCTTTGCCCTGGAAGAGCGCGCGCAGTTGCCGCCCCAGGTCTTCCCGGGCCTGGGAATCGTGTCCGAATTCGTAGGAGATAAGCAGGTTGTACCCGTCGATTATCCATTCCATCCGCGTTTCCCTCCGGGAACGAGGGCCGCAATAAGCGTTGGCGGTCTTTCCCTCAGCCGTTA
Coding sequences:
- a CDS encoding alpha/beta hydrolase gives rise to the protein MADYVLVHGGTISTDTWNRLAGREVYPPGGFLGARCWDGTAAALRERGHRVFAPTLADERRSDLTGHVGQVEALITGDDLGDIVLVGHSYGGMVVTGVAARLAQKVRRLVYVDAAFPLPGQSLFDLLNLGLAAAGTARPELPDPAPPYLEKLRYDPARLRSTAKTYILCTKSDFLPVTRLARSNLAAAGGEWTGIEVPSSHVPMADMPERCNRLLLSAAAAGRRHP
- a CDS encoding nucleoside deaminase; amino-acid sequence: MTGGTDARHGERMRALAEFTASSFHGAHPSPFGAAVYDASGALVAQAVDTVMKECDPTAHAEMNALRRATSRLRRLSLRGCILYSTCEPCPMCMSACLWAEVDAVVYGASTMEDAHPYWPQSSDLTPAELAARALADRGCEVVPHVERLRCRELFRRCDEIRKRAGLPLPPHR
- a CDS encoding metallophosphoesterase; translated protein: MYFFTADEHYGHANIIRYCRRPFSSVGEMDRELIERHNAAVGAGDTVVHAGDFTLQSPEEARGYIARLNGRHIFIRGSHDYWLGPDAHELWEETVEGRYIVVCHYAMRVWPRSHYNSWQLYGHSHGRLEPVGKQWDVGVDANGFAPVSLERLDDIMAARPDNPGLVRSRQPGRAKEERCKHADR
- a CDS encoding hemerythrin domain-containing protein; protein product: MQARGPLMVEHRLIERMIALIEEALADIAAAGRVDPLFVDAAVDFIRTYADRTHHGKEEDILFRELAGKKLSEADRRLMDELIAEHALGRAETRALAEANARYRRGEVEAQAVIAEKLGSLAGFYPGHIRKEDKIFFPAARAYFTEEEDQAMLEKFLEFDRRMIHEKYRTVVEEFGG
- a CDS encoding NYN domain-containing protein — translated: MEWIIDGYNLLISYEFGHDSQAREDLGRQLRALFQGKDVKVTTVYDSAWSDGSRHRKIADNVFETYARGSADDCIVRLVRTNRYPRAVTVVTDDREIKTRIREYGARSLGCRDFLKLLRPAPPERAVPEKPETDSAAEIERLLRLWGG